Proteins encoded together in one Erinaceus europaeus chromosome 11, mEriEur2.1, whole genome shotgun sequence window:
- the ZNF644 gene encoding zinc finger protein 644 isoform X10, producing MLIRKNLALDCKQKKSRSRSGSKKKMLTLPHGADEVYILRCRFCGLVFRGPLSVQEDWIKHLQRHIVNANLPRTGAGMVEVTSLLKKPASITEASFSLLMAEAAS from the exons CCTTAGATTGTAAACAAAAGAAATCAAGGTCAAGATCAGGAAGCAAGAAGAAAATGCTAACATTACCTCATGGTGCTGACGAGGTTTACATTCTCCGATGCAG GTTTTGTGGCCTAGTCTTTCGTGGACCATTGTCTGTTCAGGAAGACTGGATTAAGCACTTACAGCGGCACATTGTAAACGCTAATCTTCCACGGACTGGAGCTGGCATGGTGGAAGTAACGTCACTACTTAAAAAGCCTGCCTCCATTACAGAAGCTTCATTTTCTCTACTAATGGCAGAAGCAGCATCATAG